In Rhodoligotrophos defluvii, a genomic segment contains:
- a CDS encoding porin — protein MPNWLLKRNASTIPSARYFGLTPSQQERTGTTMVKPAADLPADEHVAEIILSGYVKGDVIYDTRHDLGDIFQFEKLFADDYRLKHTRVHARQSRLRVQARSDTDIGYFRAMIEGDFFGGTSSDPALRLRHAWGEWEPVNGAIFGAGQYWRNFVPPVSGFITVDENGPAGLASKPFAPQVRLTHRSGPLEFAISAENSSVNLIADRVPDLAGRVEYKVPGGSAFYVSGLGRYFSSPADMPEKDHALGWGVHAGASLNLGDLAVLSAAVTYGTGLGSYLMGGTAAAWFEDTGKAHVLPAWGFFAGARVYLSDTTSINVGAGYAKPKASALQRAVDYNLGGDDPADGTFTSETKSLHANFIWEPIEQIRLGWEVMWAQRKYWAAGDPLIDPPPPPRHLKASDLRGQFGAWFFF, from the coding sequence GTGCCCAACTGGCTGTTGAAGCGGAATGCCAGCACGATCCCCTCCGCGCGCTATTTCGGTCTGACACCTTCCCAGCAAGAACGGACCGGCACGACAATGGTGAAGCCCGCCGCGGATTTGCCTGCCGACGAACACGTCGCCGAGATCATCTTGTCAGGTTATGTGAAAGGCGACGTGATCTACGACACCAGGCACGATCTGGGCGACATATTCCAATTCGAAAAACTCTTCGCGGACGACTATCGGCTCAAGCACACCAGAGTGCACGCCCGGCAGTCGAGGCTGCGCGTGCAGGCGCGGTCGGATACGGACATCGGCTATTTCCGCGCGATGATCGAAGGGGATTTCTTCGGCGGAACCTCGAGCGATCCCGCGCTTCGCCTACGCCATGCCTGGGGCGAGTGGGAGCCGGTCAATGGCGCCATCTTTGGCGCGGGCCAGTATTGGCGAAATTTCGTCCCGCCGGTTTCCGGCTTTATCACAGTTGACGAGAACGGGCCGGCTGGACTGGCCAGCAAACCCTTCGCCCCGCAGGTCCGTTTGACCCACAGATCCGGCCCGCTCGAATTCGCCATCTCGGCCGAGAATTCAAGCGTCAACCTTATCGCGGATAGGGTGCCCGATCTGGCCGGACGGGTAGAATACAAGGTGCCGGGCGGGTCAGCCTTTTATGTCTCGGGCCTCGGCCGCTACTTCTCCTCCCCGGCAGACATGCCGGAAAAGGATCACGCGCTCGGGTGGGGCGTCCATGCCGGAGCCAGCCTCAATCTTGGCGATCTCGCCGTTCTGTCGGCCGCGGTGACCTACGGCACGGGCCTTGGCTCCTATCTCATGGGCGGCACTGCAGCCGCTTGGTTCGAAGACACCGGCAAAGCCCACGTCCTTCCCGCTTGGGGTTTCTTCGCGGGCGCCCGCGTCTACCTCTCCGACACGACCAGCATCAATGTCGGAGCCGGTTATGCGAAGCCAAAGGCCTCGGCCTTGCAGAGGGCTGTCGACTACAACCTTGGTGGCGATGACCCAGCTGACGGCACCTTTACCAGCGAAACGAAGAGCCTGCATGCGAACTTCATCTGGGAGCCGATTGAGCAGATCCGCCTGGGGTGGGAAGTGATGTGGGCTCAAAGGAAATACTGGGCGGCTGGCGATCCGCTGATCGATCCGCCTCCGCCGCCTCGACATCTCAAGGCCAGCGATCTCCGCGGTCAGTTCGGGGCTTGGTTCTTCTTTTAG